From Aristaeella lactis, the proteins below share one genomic window:
- the atpF gene encoding F0F1 ATP synthase subunit B, which yields MQFLDVISVNIWAILASLANLLVLTWIIKRFLFKPVKKMLDARRQTIDDYYAQAQAARDEAEENRLNYEAAMAAAKQTGDQIIADASRTAEYRHNEIVAEAREKASEIRRQAEADALLERKKAEDEMKHEIANVSAQLTGKLLQREINEEDHRNLIDSFLNDLD from the coding sequence ATGCAGTTTTTAGATGTTATTTCCGTCAACATCTGGGCGATCCTGGCTTCGCTGGCGAATCTGCTCGTGCTGACGTGGATCATCAAGCGGTTCCTCTTTAAGCCGGTTAAGAAGATGCTGGACGCACGGCGCCAGACCATCGATGATTACTATGCCCAGGCCCAGGCGGCCCGGGATGAGGCTGAAGAGAACCGGCTGAATTATGAAGCCGCTATGGCCGCGGCAAAGCAGACGGGCGATCAGATCATTGCTGACGCAAGCCGTACCGCGGAATACCGTCACAATGAGATTGTGGCGGAAGCCCGTGAAAAAGCTTCTGAGATCCGCCGCCAGGCGGAGGCGGATGCCCTGCTGGAACGCAAGAAGGCAGAGGACGAGATGAAGCACGAGATTGCCAACGTGTCCGCGCAGCTGACCGGAAAACTGCTGCAGCGTGAGATCAACGAGGAGGATCATCGCAACCTGATCGATTCCTTCCTGAACGATCTGGACTGA
- the atpD gene encoding F0F1 ATP synthase subunit beta — MDKVNTGVVAQVMGPVVDVHFSEGNLPAIYNALTLPIGDHTLTVEVAQHIGDNTVRCIAMGSTDGLQRGVTVTDTGKGISVPVGRETLGRIFNVLGDVVDDGPQVEAKEHWDIHRPAPSFEELSTSTEILETGIKVIDLICPYAKGGKIGMFGGAGVGKTVMIMELINNIAKQHGGLSVFTGVGERTREGNDLYYEMKESGVLEKTALVYGQMNEPPGARMRVGLSGLTMAEYFRDQENQDVLLFIDNIFRFTQAGSEVSALLGRVPSAVGYQPTLATEMGLLQERITSTHKGSITSVQAVYVPADDLTDPAPATTFAHLDATTVLSRSIASQGIYPAVDPLDSTSRILSPDVLGEEHYRIAREVQRILQRYNELMDIIAIMGMDELAEDDKLLVTRARKIQRFLSQPFHVSEKFTGLPGVYVPLSETLRGFREIIEGKHDDLPESAFLFVGTIDEAVEKAKKGGKA, encoded by the coding sequence TTGGATAAGGTGAACACGGGAGTCGTAGCGCAGGTCATGGGACCTGTGGTGGACGTTCATTTTTCGGAAGGAAACCTGCCCGCCATCTATAACGCCCTGACCCTGCCGATCGGCGATCATACGCTGACGGTTGAGGTTGCGCAGCATATCGGCGACAATACGGTCCGCTGCATCGCGATGGGCTCCACAGACGGCCTGCAGCGCGGTGTGACCGTGACCGATACCGGCAAGGGTATTTCCGTGCCGGTTGGCCGCGAAACACTGGGCAGAATCTTCAACGTTCTGGGAGACGTAGTGGACGACGGTCCGCAGGTTGAGGCAAAGGAGCACTGGGATATTCATCGCCCGGCACCTTCCTTTGAGGAACTGTCCACATCCACTGAAATCCTGGAAACAGGCATTAAGGTTATCGACCTGATCTGCCCCTATGCCAAGGGCGGTAAGATCGGTATGTTCGGCGGCGCCGGCGTGGGCAAGACGGTTATGATCATGGAACTGATCAACAACATTGCCAAGCAGCACGGCGGCCTGTCCGTTTTCACCGGTGTTGGTGAGCGTACCCGTGAAGGTAATGACCTTTACTATGAAATGAAAGAGAGCGGCGTTCTGGAGAAGACCGCGCTGGTCTACGGCCAGATGAACGAACCGCCGGGAGCCCGTATGCGCGTCGGCCTTTCCGGCCTGACCATGGCGGAATATTTCCGTGACCAGGAGAACCAGGACGTTCTGCTGTTCATCGATAACATCTTCCGTTTCACCCAGGCGGGTTCCGAGGTTTCCGCCCTGCTGGGCCGCGTGCCTTCCGCTGTTGGTTACCAGCCGACCCTGGCCACGGAGATGGGCCTGCTCCAGGAGCGCATCACCTCCACCCACAAGGGATCCATCACGTCTGTCCAGGCCGTTTACGTTCCCGCGGACGACCTGACTGACCCGGCTCCCGCCACGACCTTTGCCCACCTGGACGCGACAACGGTTCTTTCCCGTTCCATCGCCAGCCAGGGTATCTATCCCGCCGTGGACCCGCTGGATTCCACCAGCCGTATCCTGAGCCCGGATGTGCTGGGTGAAGAGCATTACAGGATCGCCCGTGAAGTGCAGCGGATCCTGCAGCGCTACAATGAACTGATGGACATCATCGCCATCATGGGTATGGACGAACTGGCGGAAGATGACAAGCTGCTGGTGACCCGCGCCCGTAAGATCCAGCGCTTCCTGTCCCAGCCCTTCCACGTCAGTGAGAAGTTCACCGGTCTTCCCGGTGTGTATGTCCCGCTGAGTGAAACCCTGCGCGGCTTCCGTGAAATCATCGAGGGCAAACATGATGACCTGCCGGAAAGCGCCTTCCTCTTTGTCGGCACGATTGACGAAGCGGTTGAAAAGGCGAAGAAAGGCGGCAAAGCGTGA
- a CDS encoding ATP synthase subunit I — protein MPGMDPAVKKETGYIAVWVVLLSLVMEAVFLLIRKWDLSVLFGNLGGAVIAIGNFFLMAVTVSKAIEKGKPEEAATRVKATATFRLAGCALLCVLLIAVFKTNLYATVIPLLFPRIGIAFRPLIDRKRGVQPSGTEEGSDLID, from the coding sequence ATGCCGGGCATGGATCCTGCTGTTAAAAAGGAAACCGGGTACATCGCCGTATGGGTGGTGCTGCTCAGCCTGGTCATGGAGGCCGTTTTTTTGCTTATCCGGAAATGGGATCTTTCGGTGCTTTTCGGCAACCTGGGCGGAGCGGTGATCGCGATCGGAAACTTTTTTCTGATGGCGGTTACGGTGAGCAAGGCGATTGAAAAGGGAAAACCGGAAGAGGCGGCCACACGGGTGAAGGCCACCGCAACGTTCCGGCTGGCAGGCTGCGCCCTGCTCTGCGTACTCCTCATTGCCGTTTTTAAAACCAATTTATACGCAACGGTGATCCCGCTGCTCTTTCCCCGGATCGGAATCGCTTTCCGGCCTTTGATCGACCGGAAACGCGGAGTGCAGCCGTCGGGGACGGAAGAAGGAAGTGATCTGATTGACTGA
- the atpH gene encoding ATP synthase F1 subunit delta, whose translation MTTTSREYAEALFELAVQGNETKETSEGLETVVSALLQTPDYRAMLASPAISKEERLNALDSAFRGKIPDILLAILRMMISRGHVSALNGMARDYEELARGYRGESVAVVTSAVPLKEAETVALRAKLEKKLSKTVIMQFRVDPELIGGIRVEVDGRVIDGSIRNKLDEIKEVMNA comes from the coding sequence ATGACAACGACGAGTAGGGAATATGCTGAGGCGCTGTTTGAGCTGGCGGTTCAGGGCAATGAGACGAAGGAAACGTCCGAAGGCCTGGAAACGGTTGTCAGCGCGCTCCTGCAGACCCCGGATTACCGGGCGATGCTGGCGAGCCCCGCTATCAGCAAGGAAGAGCGGCTGAACGCACTGGACAGCGCTTTCCGCGGGAAGATCCCGGATATCCTGCTGGCCATTCTGCGCATGATGATCTCCAGGGGTCATGTTTCGGCGCTGAACGGCATGGCAAGGGATTATGAGGAACTTGCCAGGGGATACCGCGGTGAGTCCGTGGCTGTTGTGACGTCCGCCGTGCCGCTGAAAGAGGCGGAGACGGTGGCGCTCCGCGCGAAGCTCGAGAAGAAACTGTCAAAGACAGTGATCATGCAGTTCCGGGTTGATCCGGAGCTGATCGGTGGTATTCGCGTGGAAGTGGACGGCCGGGTTATTGACGGCAGTATCCGGAATAAGCTTGATGAGATCAAGGAAGTGATGAACGCATGA
- the atpA gene encoding F0F1 ATP synthase subunit alpha produces MSSKAGEISSIIKEQIKQYETKIEMKENGTVITVGDGIATVYGLRSCMANELLRFEDGSFGVAQNLEEETVSVAILSDKDTIQEGSSVFRTGEALSVPVGEDLLGRVVNALGAPIDGKGPVETKETRPVEAIALGIIQRQSVSVPLQTGIKAIDSMIPIGRGQRELIIGDRQTGKTTIAIDTIINQKDTGVLCIYVAIGQKRSSVVQIAQELEKAGALPYTIIVSASAAESAPLQYIAPYAGCAMAEYFREKGQDVLIVYDDLSKHAVAYRALSLLIRRPPGREAYPGDVFYLHSRLLERAVCVAPEYGGGSITALPIIETQAGDVSAYIPTNVISITDGQIFLETELFHSGIRPAINPGISVSRVGGAAQIKGMKKVAGELKLLYAQYRELQAFAQFGSDLDADTKSRLALGERIVEVLKQKRSAPVDVGCQVAIVYAVINGYLNDVEPKDVAAYEQKLYEYLQSRYSSLLERIELGKWDNEEIEEMKQALAGFRG; encoded by the coding sequence ATGAGCTCCAAGGCGGGAGAAATCAGCAGTATCATAAAAGAACAAATTAAACAGTACGAAACCAAAATTGAAATGAAGGAGAACGGAACGGTCATCACCGTCGGCGATGGTATCGCTACGGTGTACGGCCTCCGTTCCTGCATGGCCAACGAACTGCTGCGGTTTGAGGACGGCAGCTTTGGCGTGGCCCAGAACCTGGAGGAGGAGACGGTTTCCGTCGCTATCCTGTCCGACAAGGACACCATCCAGGAAGGCAGCTCCGTGTTCCGCACCGGTGAAGCCCTCTCCGTTCCGGTAGGTGAAGACCTGCTGGGCCGCGTGGTGAACGCCCTGGGCGCTCCCATTGACGGCAAGGGCCCGGTGGAAACCAAGGAGACCCGTCCTGTGGAAGCGATCGCCCTGGGCATCATCCAGCGCCAGAGCGTCAGTGTTCCGCTGCAGACCGGTATCAAGGCTATCGACAGTATGATCCCGATTGGCCGCGGCCAGCGCGAACTGATCATCGGTGACCGCCAGACCGGTAAGACCACGATCGCGATCGATACGATCATCAACCAGAAGGATACAGGCGTGCTCTGTATCTACGTGGCCATCGGCCAGAAGCGCTCCAGCGTGGTGCAGATCGCCCAGGAACTGGAGAAGGCCGGCGCCCTGCCTTACACGATCATCGTCAGCGCGTCCGCGGCTGAAAGCGCTCCGCTACAGTACATCGCTCCCTATGCCGGCTGCGCCATGGCGGAGTATTTCCGGGAAAAGGGACAGGATGTCCTGATCGTTTACGATGATCTTTCCAAGCACGCGGTGGCCTACCGTGCCCTGAGCCTGCTGATCCGCCGGCCTCCGGGACGTGAAGCTTACCCCGGCGACGTTTTCTACCTGCATTCCCGCCTGCTTGAGCGCGCGGTGTGCGTGGCGCCGGAATACGGCGGAGGTTCCATCACCGCCCTGCCGATCATTGAAACCCAGGCGGGTGACGTTTCCGCCTACATCCCGACCAACGTGATTTCCATCACGGACGGCCAGATCTTCCTGGAAACCGAACTGTTCCACAGCGGTATCCGTCCGGCTATCAACCCCGGTATCTCCGTCAGCCGTGTCGGCGGCGCTGCCCAGATCAAAGGCATGAAGAAGGTTGCCGGTGAACTGAAACTGCTGTACGCCCAGTACCGCGAACTGCAGGCATTTGCCCAGTTCGGCAGCGACCTGGACGCGGACACCAAGTCCCGTCTGGCCCTGGGCGAACGCATCGTGGAAGTGCTGAAGCAGAAGCGCTCCGCTCCTGTGGACGTCGGCTGCCAGGTGGCGATCGTTTACGCTGTTATCAACGGCTACCTCAATGACGTGGAGCCGAAGGACGTGGCGGCGTACGAGCAGAAACTGTATGAATATCTCCAGTCCCGCTACAGCAGCCTGCTGGAACGCATTGAGCTGGGCAAGTGGGATAACGAAGAAATCGAAGAGATGAAGCAGGCCCTGGCAGGCTTCAGGGGGTAA
- a CDS encoding M18 family aminopeptidase, with product MDRLEQFLNFAEQSPTAFHAAAGFREMLREAGFSELKETDPWLVDAGGKYFVVRNDSAVIAFEVPETGFSSFRIVAAHGDSPAFKLKEHFEDAGEHYVRLNVEKYGGMIMSTWMDRPLSIAGRLAVREGDGVGIRLVNLDRDAVLIPNQPIHFNRDINDGFKYDPQTDLLPLYGDQDAKGGLMDEIAEAAGVRREDILSHDLFLYSRERASVWGAGDAFFSCGRIDDLECAWAGMAALAESSAREAVNVCAVFDNEEVGSSTRQGADSSFLYDTLTRLGFALGASDGEIRAAVAGSFMVSADNAHAVHPNHPEKFDKQNRTYMNRGVVIKHNANQKYTTDAVSSARFTLICERAGVPVQHFVNRSDLPGGSTLGNISNTHVSMDTVDIGLAQLAMHSLYETAGTKDLEYLISALKEMWN from the coding sequence ATGGATCGCCTGGAGCAATTTCTGAATTTCGCGGAGCAGTCCCCCACTGCCTTCCACGCCGCGGCAGGCTTTCGGGAAATGCTGCGGGAAGCAGGCTTTTCGGAGCTGAAGGAGACTGATCCCTGGCTGGTGGACGCGGGCGGAAAGTACTTTGTTGTAAGGAATGATTCCGCTGTCATTGCGTTCGAGGTTCCGGAAACCGGTTTTTCCTCCTTCCGGATCGTCGCGGCCCATGGAGATTCTCCCGCCTTTAAGCTGAAGGAGCATTTTGAAGATGCCGGAGAACACTATGTGCGGCTGAATGTGGAGAAATACGGCGGAATGATCATGTCCACCTGGATGGACAGGCCGCTTTCGATTGCCGGACGGCTGGCAGTCCGGGAAGGGGATGGCGTGGGGATCCGCCTGGTGAACCTGGACCGGGACGCGGTTCTGATCCCGAACCAGCCGATCCATTTCAACCGGGATATCAATGACGGATTTAAGTATGATCCCCAGACAGACCTGCTTCCCCTGTACGGAGACCAGGACGCGAAGGGCGGCCTGATGGACGAGATCGCGGAAGCGGCCGGTGTCCGCAGGGAGGATATCCTCAGCCATGACCTGTTCCTGTACAGCCGGGAACGGGCCAGCGTATGGGGAGCCGGGGACGCGTTCTTCTCCTGCGGAAGGATCGATGACCTGGAATGCGCCTGGGCAGGTATGGCTGCCCTGGCGGAAAGCAGCGCCCGGGAAGCGGTGAACGTCTGCGCGGTGTTCGACAATGAAGAGGTGGGATCCTCCACCCGCCAGGGAGCGGATTCCTCATTCCTCTATGACACGCTGACGCGGCTCGGCTTTGCGCTGGGCGCTTCCGACGGAGAGATCCGTGCGGCTGTTGCCGGAAGCTTCATGGTTTCTGCGGACAACGCGCACGCGGTACATCCGAACCATCCCGAAAAGTTCGACAAACAGAACCGGACCTATATGAACCGGGGCGTGGTGATCAAGCATAATGCCAACCAGAAGTACACCACGGACGCGGTTTCCTCCGCCCGGTTCACGCTGATCTGTGAACGGGCAGGGGTGCCGGTGCAGCATTTTGTGAACCGGTCCGACCTGCCGGGCGGTTCCACCCTGGGGAATATCTCCAATACCCATGTTTCCATGGATACGGTGGATATCGGCCTGGCACAGCTGGCCATGCATTCGCTATATGAGACGGCAGGTACGAAAGACCTTGAGTACCTGATCTCAGCACTGAAAGAGATGTGGAACTGA
- a CDS encoding tetratricopeptide repeat protein yields the protein MGFLTTIKAARAYRLQQKGQKDEAKKLYEEAFAEGLNDPRYNLAYALMIIRNGEYQKAKEFLVKHQKAPGMTQSQRVTLLVDYAACCFRLGNLDKGIDTLEQQFRKTETSLLYQTLGYLYVEKYAAENKPDFEQQAEAVEEPAAQETENGEGTESEKKLSPQEEWEAGLAKAEEFLNKSLEYDDEDPICLDNMGQFVYRVKEDKAGAKTWFEKAIAIKDSQIDTLYFLSRYDLENGDKEAALEKLEKAAAGRFSPLNYCNKETVEKEIATLKGAN from the coding sequence ATGGGTTTTCTTACAACGATCAAAGCCGCAAGGGCATACAGGCTTCAGCAGAAAGGACAGAAGGATGAAGCGAAAAAACTGTATGAAGAGGCTTTTGCAGAAGGGCTGAACGATCCCCGGTACAACCTGGCATATGCCCTGATGATCATCCGGAACGGTGAATACCAGAAGGCAAAGGAATTCCTGGTGAAACACCAGAAGGCGCCGGGTATGACCCAGAGCCAGCGGGTAACGCTGCTGGTGGATTACGCGGCATGCTGCTTCCGGCTGGGAAACCTGGACAAGGGAATCGATACCCTGGAACAGCAGTTCCGTAAGACCGAGACCAGCCTGCTGTACCAGACGCTCGGTTACCTGTACGTGGAAAAATACGCGGCTGAAAACAAGCCGGATTTTGAACAGCAGGCGGAAGCCGTTGAGGAACCTGCCGCACAGGAAACTGAAAACGGGGAAGGAACCGAAAGCGAGAAGAAGCTTTCTCCGCAGGAAGAGTGGGAAGCCGGCCTGGCAAAGGCGGAGGAATTCCTGAACAAGTCCCTGGAATATGATGATGAGGATCCGATCTGCCTGGACAATATGGGTCAGTTTGTGTACCGTGTAAAGGAAGACAAAGCCGGTGCGAAAACGTGGTTCGAAAAAGCGATCGCCATCAAGGACAGCCAGATCGACACCCTGTATTTCCTGAGCCGGTATGACCTGGAGAACGGCGATAAGGAAGCGGCACTGGAAAAGCTGGAAAAGGCGGCTGCCGGCCGTTTCTCCCCGCTGAACTACTGCAATAAGGAAACCGTTGAAAAAGAAATAGCCACACTGAAGGGAGCAAACTGA
- a CDS encoding zinc ribbon domain-containing protein, translated as MSKLVMAYWDCPVCGNKGIRGDVTNCPSCGRARGEVQFYMKGYTEGETREENERSDVEYLDEEQAKYVSKNPDWYCSFCNSLNSDNAEFCSNCGSSRADSEANYFEMLQKKKEREAAETAAQPQVSSSQQKPSRSPMKVLLVVLLAIIALFMWLNGNKTSGDLTVTSLQWARNINIEENRMYQESGWELPAGAEQTDARSELHHYDSVLSHYESVEVQRSRQVVDHYETYYTYTDNGNGTFTEVPHERPVYTTEYYTETVQQPVYQQIPRYQTKYYYNIWRWTPSRDVTASGEDHNTFWPEVELGENEREGQRTEAYTFTVEHRKNKGAPETYRLAESDWMNINVNDNLFITAKRTGAAPYISDEKGNKIADLIRIK; from the coding sequence ATGTCCAAGCTCGTTATGGCATACTGGGACTGTCCTGTCTGCGGAAACAAAGGGATCCGCGGAGACGTGACAAACTGTCCCTCCTGCGGACGTGCCCGCGGGGAAGTCCAGTTCTATATGAAAGGGTATACCGAAGGCGAAACCCGGGAGGAAAACGAACGGTCCGATGTGGAGTACCTGGATGAGGAGCAGGCGAAATACGTCAGCAAGAATCCGGACTGGTACTGTTCCTTCTGCAACTCCCTGAACAGCGACAACGCCGAATTCTGCAGCAACTGCGGTTCCAGCCGCGCTGATTCTGAAGCCAACTATTTCGAGATGCTCCAGAAGAAAAAGGAGCGGGAAGCCGCTGAGACCGCCGCCCAGCCGCAGGTTTCCTCTTCACAGCAGAAACCGTCCCGCAGCCCGATGAAGGTTCTCCTGGTTGTCCTTCTGGCGATCATCGCCCTCTTCATGTGGCTGAACGGAAACAAGACCTCCGGAGACCTGACTGTTACCAGCCTGCAGTGGGCCCGCAATATCAATATTGAAGAAAACCGCATGTATCAGGAGTCCGGCTGGGAGCTGCCCGCCGGTGCCGAACAGACTGACGCGCGGAGCGAACTGCACCACTATGACAGTGTACTGTCTCACTACGAAAGCGTTGAGGTTCAGCGTTCCCGCCAGGTAGTGGATCACTATGAAACCTATTACACTTACACGGACAACGGAAACGGAACCTTCACCGAAGTACCTCACGAGCGTCCGGTCTACACCACCGAATACTATACTGAAACCGTCCAGCAGCCGGTCTATCAGCAGATCCCCCGCTACCAGACAAAGTACTATTACAACATCTGGCGCTGGACTCCGTCCCGGGACGTGACCGCCTCCGGCGAGGATCACAACACCTTCTGGCCCGAGGTGGAACTCGGGGAAAACGAGCGCGAAGGCCAGCGGACCGAGGCTTACACTTTCACCGTTGAACACCGGAAAAACAAAGGCGCTCCCGAAACCTACCGCCTTGCCGAAAGCGACTGGATGAACATCAATGTCAACGACAACCTGTTCATCACCGCCAAACGCACCGGCGCCGCACCCTATATTTCAGATGAAAAGGGCAACAAGATCGCGGACCTGATCCGTATCAAATAA
- the atpG gene encoding ATP synthase F1 subunit gamma: protein MGADIKSLRSRIRSVDSTLHLTKAMGLVAASKIRRATRTMSQSREYASAMDDVVSVLSSSPECARTPYMQPKGEGTRLIVIAGDRGLAGGYNANVFRLASTVENAEVIPIGKRACERWGKPVISSEKYPATEAAKLAEELCRDFQDGKFGKLGILYTRYRSMMSQEATLLWVLPLEKKEKETETAEAAPVFEPNEQTVLNAAVPTYISGLLTACIRESYACEVAARRMAMDSAGKNAQEMIDKLQLQYNRARQNSITQEITEIVAGSGM from the coding sequence ATGGGCGCTGATATTAAATCATTGCGGAGCCGCATCCGCAGCGTGGACTCCACCCTGCACCTGACCAAGGCGATGGGCCTGGTGGCGGCTTCCAAGATCCGCCGTGCCACGCGGACCATGAGCCAGAGCAGGGAATACGCTTCCGCGATGGATGACGTGGTTTCCGTGCTGAGCTCATCGCCGGAATGCGCGCGGACGCCGTATATGCAGCCCAAGGGCGAAGGCACGCGGCTGATCGTGATCGCCGGTGACCGGGGCCTTGCGGGCGGCTATAACGCCAACGTGTTCCGCCTGGCATCAACGGTGGAAAACGCGGAAGTCATTCCGATTGGCAAGCGGGCGTGCGAACGCTGGGGCAAGCCGGTGATTTCCTCGGAAAAGTATCCGGCAACAGAAGCCGCCAAGCTGGCTGAAGAGCTGTGCCGGGACTTCCAGGATGGCAAATTCGGCAAACTGGGAATCCTGTACACCCGTTACCGCTCCATGATGAGCCAGGAGGCAACCCTGCTGTGGGTGCTGCCGCTGGAGAAGAAGGAGAAGGAAACAGAGACCGCTGAGGCGGCGCCGGTTTTCGAGCCGAACGAGCAGACCGTGCTGAATGCCGCGGTGCCTACCTACATCAGCGGCCTGCTGACGGCCTGCATCCGCGAAAGCTACGCCTGTGAAGTGGCGGCACGCCGTATGGCCATGGATTCCGCCGGCAAGAATGCCCAGGAAATGATCGACAAGCTGCAGCTGCAGTACAACCGGGCACGCCAGAACTCCATTACCCAGGAGATCACAGAGATCGTGGCCGGATCGGGAATGTAA
- a CDS encoding FoF1 ATP synthase subunit delta/epsilon: MKTFPLIISSPDGDLFRGDAGMLILRGTEGDLAIMAGHVPFVTAVVRSNCVVITDTDERKEGVIESGLLTVDADKTTVLTSALTWNK, encoded by the coding sequence GTGAAAACCTTCCCATTGATCATTTCCTCCCCGGACGGAGATCTGTTCCGCGGGGATGCCGGAATGCTGATCCTGCGCGGCACCGAGGGTGACCTGGCTATCATGGCCGGCCACGTGCCGTTTGTTACGGCTGTGGTGCGGAGTAACTGCGTTGTGATCACTGATACGGATGAGCGGAAGGAAGGCGTCATTGAAAGCGGCCTGCTGACAGTGGACGCTGACAAGACGACTGTGCTGACATCGGCGCTGACCTGGAACAAGTAA
- a CDS encoding F0F1 ATP synthase subunit A: MTEERVPDVKSTRFRMIDYALIAMMVLPILACIVLKVLYTPASEGVHISGAMVFAEFEAPLMNAYISESQVNSWAVMISILGLCLYLTHGLTTKAVCKRQLIAEWIVEKCEKLVKDNMGGFFAEWGPFIAAIMGLSAFSSLICLLGLFSPTGDVNVTFGWAILVFILIMHFKFRGGLWNYFIGLFKPIPVFAPMNLIGEFATPVSMAFRHYGNILSGAVISALIGSALTGLSNSLLGWLPGVLGDMPLLRVGLPAVLSIYFDVFSGLMQAFIFAMLTMLNISGAVPWDDWNKKRERRGKKALAPN; encoded by the coding sequence TTGACTGAAGAAAGGGTGCCTGACGTTAAAAGCACCCGGTTCCGGATGATCGACTATGCCCTGATCGCGATGATGGTCCTGCCCATCCTGGCGTGTATTGTGCTGAAGGTGCTGTACACTCCGGCATCTGAAGGGGTGCATATCTCCGGCGCAATGGTATTCGCTGAGTTCGAAGCTCCGCTGATGAACGCGTATATCTCCGAAAGCCAGGTGAACAGCTGGGCGGTCATGATCTCCATTCTCGGCCTGTGCCTGTACCTGACACACGGGCTGACAACGAAGGCAGTGTGCAAACGCCAGCTGATCGCTGAATGGATCGTGGAGAAGTGCGAAAAGCTTGTCAAGGACAACATGGGCGGCTTTTTCGCGGAGTGGGGACCTTTCATCGCGGCCATCATGGGACTGAGCGCGTTCTCCTCGCTGATCTGCCTGCTGGGCCTGTTCAGCCCGACGGGAGACGTGAACGTCACATTCGGCTGGGCGATCCTGGTCTTTATCCTGATCATGCACTTCAAGTTCCGCGGCGGACTGTGGAATTACTTTATCGGGCTGTTCAAGCCCATTCCCGTGTTTGCTCCGATGAACCTGATCGGCGAATTCGCGACACCGGTGTCCATGGCTTTCCGTCATTACGGCAACATCCTGTCCGGCGCGGTTATTTCCGCCCTGATCGGATCGGCTCTGACGGGACTGAGCAATTCGCTGCTGGGCTGGCTGCCCGGCGTGCTGGGTGACATGCCGCTCCTGCGGGTAGGTCTCCCGGCGGTCCTGAGCATCTACTTCGACGTGTTCAGCGGATTGATGCAGGCTTTCATCTTCGCCATGCTGACCATGCTGAATATCTCCGGAGCGGTGCCGTGGGATGACTGGAACAAGAAACGTGAGCGCCGCGGGAAAAAGGCACTCGCACCGAACTAA
- the lepB gene encoding signal peptidase I codes for MSEIKQAAEKTAEETIQKKGKKQKEKKTVGQEILSWILTILVAVVAALVIRSVIFEPVRVDGTSMDDTLADGEIMFVSKFDYSSTWFCLPWQDEKTKENAPRITIGGDPKRFDVVICRYPGRGDTNFVKRVIGLPGDTLRLEDGYLYIKEKGQEEEVKYEEPYISEAYRGGSLNNFGPFTVPEGEFFVMGDHRNNSNDSRSVGPIERSMIVGHVRQVVYPFGQWRTVKNGLDVE; via the coding sequence ATGAGCGAGATCAAGCAGGCCGCTGAAAAAACAGCTGAGGAGACCATTCAGAAAAAAGGAAAGAAACAGAAGGAAAAGAAGACAGTGGGACAGGAAATTCTCAGCTGGATACTGACCATCCTGGTCGCGGTTGTCGCCGCGCTGGTGATCCGCTCCGTGATCTTTGAGCCCGTACGCGTTGACGGAACGTCCATGGATGACACCCTGGCGGACGGGGAAATCATGTTTGTTTCCAAGTTTGATTATTCCAGCACCTGGTTCTGCCTTCCCTGGCAGGATGAAAAGACCAAGGAAAACGCTCCCCGGATCACCATCGGCGGAGATCCGAAACGGTTTGACGTGGTGATCTGCCGGTATCCCGGACGGGGAGACACCAACTTTGTGAAGCGGGTGATCGGTCTTCCCGGAGATACGCTCCGGCTTGAGGACGGATACCTGTACATTAAGGAAAAGGGCCAGGAAGAAGAAGTTAAGTACGAAGAGCCCTACATCAGTGAAGCATACCGCGGAGGTTCCCTTAACAACTTCGGCCCTTTCACCGTGCCGGAGGGAGAGTTCTTCGTGATGGGTGACCACCGGAACAATTCCAACGACAGCCGCAGCGTTGGCCCGATCGAGCGGAGCATGATCGTCGGTCATGTCCGCCAGGTGGTTTACCCCTTTGGACAGTGGCGTACTGTCAAGAATGGTTTGGATGTCGAATAA
- the atpE gene encoding ATP synthase F0 subunit C: MLELAMGIMLGLLGLGAGCAMIAGIGPGIGEGNAVAKACEAIGRQPECKSDVTSTMIMGCAIAETTGLYGLIVAILLIFVAPGIFTGILKEAIK; this comes from the coding sequence ATGTTGGAACTTGCAATGGGTATCATGCTGGGACTTCTGGGACTGGGCGCCGGCTGCGCTATGATCGCCGGTATCGGACCTGGTATTGGTGAAGGTAACGCCGTGGCGAAGGCCTGTGAAGCGATCGGCCGTCAGCCGGAATGCAAGAGCGATGTCACCTCTACCATGATCATGGGCTGCGCTATCGCCGAAACCACCGGTCTTTACGGTCTGATCGTCGCTATCCTGCTGATCTTCGTGGCCCCCGGCATCTTCACCGGCATCCTGAAGGAAGCCATTAAGTAA